The Cololabis saira isolate AMF1-May2022 chromosome 20, fColSai1.1, whole genome shotgun sequence genome includes a window with the following:
- the LOC133420648 gene encoding ependymin-like, which yields MRALVLLACLSVSCLAQRPQPCTSPALMTGDLYVSTQSEKLTAFAKYMYDALGKRIRLREVGSYNNKTFELDVLLLYRQGVVYKINHKNSTCCKKRLCTKFHPLEIPENASLLGQSVLGSSSGPGQGLLVNNWYGDLQMKKGTAKYLSQVTEFGCVPVSVLYHTDQSGWVVTSFYNNVIGLTDPQMLYPPPFCQDARLEDEDGEDPETFFSLF from the exons ATGAGAGCTCTCGTCCTGCTTGCTTGCCTGTCGGTGAGCTGTCTGGCCCAGAGACCGCAACCATGCA CATCCCCGGCACTGATGACCGGTGACCTCTATGTG TCCACCCAGAGTGAGAAGCTGACGGCCTTCGCCAAGTACATGTACGACGCGCTGGGAAAGAGGATCCGTCTCCGAGAGGTTGGATCTTACAACAACAAAACCTTCGAGCTCGACGTGCTTCTCCTCTACAGACAG GGTGTTGTTTACAAGATAAACCACAAGAACAGCACGTGCTGCAAGAAGCGCCTGTGCACCAAATTCCACCCCCTGGAGATCCCGGAGAACGCCTCCCTGCTGGGTCAGTCTGTGCTGGGCAGCTCCTCGGGGCCGGGGCAGGGGCTCCTGGTCAACAACTGGTACGGGGATCTTCAGATGAAGAAAGGAACGG CCAAGTACCTGAGCCAGGTCACCGAGTTTGGATGTGTCCCCGTCAGCGTTCTGTATCACACGGACCAGAGCGGATGGGTGGTGACCAG CTTCTACAACAACGTCATTGGCCTCACGGACCCTCAAATGCTCTACCCGCCACCGTTTTGTCAGGATGCACGgctggaggatgaggatggagaGGATCCAGAAACCTTCTTCAGCTTGTTTTAA
- the LOC133420665 gene encoding ependymin-like, producing MRLLIVLTCVLAGCQAQRPHPCKSPPLLTGAFTVSTQNEKLYIYSQFEYDGLGERIRLLEFGNFENKSFNYDVLLLFREAAMLEINYHNRTCNKKPFKTDFQPMGVPKDATLLSQAILGSSSGPGQGLLINTWWGDLPDKTGKYLSTTTEFGCIMVSTAYQLKTYGWTVTNFFNNVIGIADPSLLNPPDFCKDAKMQHSKEEPADFLSLFQNRK from the exons ATGAGACTGCTGATCGTGTTGACATGTGTCCTGGCAGGCTGCCAGGCACAAAGGCCTCACCCATGTA AAAGCCCCCCACTTCTGACCGGAGCCTTCACTgtg TCCACGCAGAACGAGAAGCTGTATATATACAGCCAGTTTGAGTACGACGGACTGGGAGAGCGGATTCGACTCCTGGAGTTTGGGAACTTTGAGAACAAGTCCTTCAACTACGACGTGCTGCTTCTCTTCAGAGAG GCTGCCATGTTAGAGATTAACTACCACAACCGCACATGCAACAAGAAGCCTTTCAAGACGGACTTCCAGCCCATGGGAGTCCCTAAGGATGCCACGCTGCTGAGTCAGGCTATCCTGGGCAGCTCCTCCGGACCGGGCCAAGGACTCCTGATCAACACCTGGTGGGGAGACCTGCCCGACAAAACCG GGAAGTACTTGAGCACGACGACTGAGTTCGGCTGCATTATGGTCAGCACCGCCTACCAGTTGAAGACCTACGGATGGACGGTGACGAA CTTCTTCAACAACGTGATCGGGATCGCAGACCCCAGTCTGCTCAACCCTCCAGACTTCTGCAAGGATGCAAAGATGCAGCACAGCAAAGAGGAGCCAGCAGATTTCCTGAGCCTGTTCCAAAACAGGAAGTGA